In the Staphylococcus condimenti genome, one interval contains:
- a CDS encoding sigma-70 family RNA polymerase sigma factor, with translation MNIEYQINRNKKIIFSLLRKYNIRYDTDEYAQLLTIKMWNLIRQFDMSIHDSMSRYLFQRLHFYLIDIFRKKSRQLKTCTLETTLNDTEVYHKISHHSLPLIMRDYFHLLNEQERLWLNLKLYGYKQFEIQKLMNKSATTIRKYQNCVRRKLEPLRYIIQGDLNHA, from the coding sequence TTGAATATTGAATATCAAATCAATCGAAATAAAAAGATTATATTTTCGCTCTTACGAAAATATAACATTCGTTACGATACCGATGAATATGCGCAGTTGTTAACAATTAAAATGTGGAATTTAATTCGTCAATTTGACATGTCCATACATGATAGCATGAGCCGTTATTTATTTCAAAGACTTCATTTTTATCTGATTGATATCTTTAGAAAAAAGAGTCGACAGCTTAAAACGTGTACATTAGAAACAACACTTAACGATACCGAAGTTTATCATAAAATCTCCCATCATTCATTACCATTGATTATGCGAGACTACTTTCATTTACTCAATGAACAAGAGCGGTTATGGCTGAACTTAAAACTTTATGGTTATAAACAATTTGAAATACAAAAGTTGATGAACAAATCAGCCACTACAATACGAAAATATCAAAATTGTGTTCGCAGAAAACTAGAACCGCTTCGCTATATTATCCAAGGAGATTTAAATCATGCATGA
- a CDS encoding N-acetylglucosaminidase, giving the protein MTKHKKGSIISIIGLLVILAAAGWIFFSMISDQVLFKHVKKVETVEHLDVTLDKAAKKQIDNYTSQQVSDKNDIWHDATGTEIKKAMDSKNFINDKVQRYQFLDLSKYQGIDENRIKRMLADRPTLLAHTDDFMKAAKKRHVNEVYLISHAILETGAVKSDLSKGVEIDGKKYYNFYGVGALDKDPIKTGAEYAKKHNWDTPEKAIDGGADFIHSHFLSNPDQNTLYSMRWNPKNPGEHQYATDIKWAESNASLIADFYKKINTEGKYFKLFVYKDDKQHQ; this is encoded by the coding sequence ATGACGAAGCATAAGAAGGGCTCTATTATTTCGATTATAGGGTTGCTTGTTATTTTAGCTGCAGCTGGCTGGATTTTCTTTTCGATGATTTCTGATCAGGTTTTGTTTAAACACGTAAAGAAAGTTGAGACTGTTGAACATCTTGATGTCACACTCGATAAAGCAGCTAAAAAACAAATTGATAACTATACAAGCCAGCAAGTATCAGACAAAAATGATATTTGGCATGATGCAACAGGTACGGAAATTAAAAAAGCGATGGATAGTAAAAACTTTATCAATGATAAAGTGCAAAGATATCAATTCTTAGATTTATCAAAATATCAAGGTATTGATGAAAATCGCATAAAGCGTATGTTGGCTGATCGTCCGACATTGCTTGCTCATACTGATGATTTTATGAAAGCAGCTAAGAAACGACATGTTAATGAGGTATACTTAATTTCACATGCTATTTTAGAAACTGGTGCTGTTAAAAGTGATTTATCTAAAGGTGTCGAAATAGATGGTAAGAAGTATTACAATTTCTATGGTGTTGGTGCATTAGATAAAGATCCTATTAAAACAGGTGCAGAATATGCAAAAAAACATAATTGGGATACACCTGAAAAAGCAATTGACGGCGGGGCTGACTTTATCCATTCTCATTTCTTATCTAATCCAGATCAAAATACACTGTACAGTATGAGATGGAATCCAAAAAATCCAGGAGAGCATCAATATGCTACTGATATTAAATGGGCAGAAAGCAATGCATCATTAATTGCAGATTTTTATAAAAAAATAAATACTGAAGGTAAGTATTTTAAACTGTTTGTCTATAAAGACGATAAACAACATCAATAA
- a CDS encoding FAD/NAD(P)-binding protein, translated as MRVAIIGMGTAGVSILRQLESHSYFKELDIDVYDDPQNMGQGVPFQNDSSQLLINLPSKDMSLNFHDAAEFFNWYESQNQFKFENATYLPRFVFGHYMKSYLEKFDREYDNIHLITEKATEMYLEQGFERNAKIQYFVCTNHQQEACRQYDYVFLTVGTMAYHDPYHLKGLKGYIKSPYPTYETLNDVKDTDDIAIIGTGLSSLDVIRYVVKHHPNLPITATSRHGEFPSVRGNMIDITLKHITKENFDKILRSHFGVVPLESMIRLFEKECETYDIPLEALIHRKVGDPVKDLKYDLSHPEILGVFQSLLETIKENMNWIWNSLSLQDQEAFMKKYMPILKANSNPMPPRTARLLIEEIEAGHVVVKKDLENVRYENEVYVFEYPDQDEPDYYNVVINATGPRTQLKDLDDDDGFIVDIANRQIVQAHPMGGIQIVPETNQVISPRHGTLPHLIAIGQITNGINQARNGVNMIVRQSVQAVESLYAFHQENR; from the coding sequence ATGCGCGTTGCAATTATTGGGATGGGGACAGCTGGTGTAAGTATCCTGCGTCAATTAGAGTCTCATTCATATTTTAAAGAATTAGACATCGATGTATATGATGATCCGCAAAATATGGGGCAAGGTGTACCTTTTCAAAATGATAGTTCACAACTGCTTATTAATTTACCAAGTAAGGATATGTCGTTAAATTTTCATGACGCAGCTGAGTTTTTCAACTGGTATGAAAGTCAAAATCAATTTAAGTTTGAAAATGCTACATATTTACCTAGATTTGTTTTTGGTCACTACATGAAAAGTTACTTAGAAAAATTTGACCGAGAATATGACAATATTCATTTGATTACTGAAAAAGCGACTGAAATGTATCTTGAACAAGGTTTTGAAAGAAATGCTAAAATACAATATTTTGTATGTACAAATCATCAACAAGAAGCGTGCAGACAATATGACTATGTCTTTTTAACAGTAGGAACGATGGCATATCATGATCCATATCATTTAAAAGGTTTAAAGGGATATATTAAATCGCCGTACCCTACATATGAAACCTTGAATGATGTTAAAGATACAGATGATATCGCAATTATCGGCACTGGATTATCAAGTTTAGATGTCATTCGATATGTCGTAAAACATCATCCGAATTTACCTATCACTGCAACGAGTCGGCACGGCGAATTTCCAAGTGTGCGTGGTAATATGATTGATATCACACTTAAACATATTACAAAAGAAAATTTTGATAAAATCTTACGTTCACATTTTGGAGTGGTACCTTTGGAATCTATGATTCGATTGTTCGAAAAAGAATGTGAAACGTATGATATACCGCTAGAAGCATTAATCCATCGCAAAGTAGGAGATCCAGTTAAAGATTTAAAGTATGACTTATCTCATCCTGAAATATTAGGAGTATTTCAAAGTTTGCTTGAAACTATAAAAGAAAATATGAATTGGATTTGGAATAGCTTGAGTTTACAAGACCAAGAAGCATTTATGAAAAAATATATGCCGATTTTAAAAGCTAATTCTAATCCAATGCCGCCTCGAACTGCACGATTGTTGATTGAAGAAATTGAAGCTGGGCATGTGGTGGTCAAAAAAGATTTAGAAAATGTTCGTTATGAAAATGAAGTATATGTTTTTGAATATCCTGATCAAGATGAACCAGATTATTATAATGTGGTTATTAATGCAACTGGACCAAGAACGCAACTAAAGGATTTGGATGATGATGATGGATTTATTGTCGATATTGCGAATCGACAGATTGTACAGGCGCATCCAATGGGCGGTATTCAAATTGTTCCGGAGACGAATCAAGTTATAAGTCCAAGACACGGCACGTTACCTCATTTGATTGCGATAGGCCAGATTACAAATGGAATAAATCAAGCGCGAAATGGCGTTAATATGATTGTCCGTCAGTCTGTTCAAGCTGTTGAAAGTCTCTATGCATTTCATCAAGAAAATCGATAA